In the Sediminibacter sp. Hel_I_10 genome, one interval contains:
- a CDS encoding UPF0489 family protein, which translates to MIEFRNPYHIEPPGVSRQILSHPTNETEAIELAVFQEHRYAFFYWNKWMRKNESIKQPCLVSLDWHQDLCYPCETEKEWLDKLDLTSDAEVSLFSWAKLAGNNDGHILCAAYLNLIGNIYVHCRQGLGQDTWQDEELTDTYGNKHTIKKFKTYEALQEALLKSSETSVFFDIDLDFFSVKNGLSDGSFEFTYLQEEEIRKMLNKDNPLINWIFKRIKGFTIATEPEHCGGLLRSNKFLDLISEIYFSPELFAPKCNWKWKPKY; encoded by the coding sequence ATGATTGAATTCAGAAACCCATATCACATAGAACCACCAGGTGTTTCACGACAAATATTATCGCATCCAACAAATGAAACTGAAGCAATAGAACTTGCAGTATTTCAAGAACATCGATACGCATTTTTCTATTGGAACAAATGGATGCGTAAAAATGAAAGTATTAAGCAACCTTGTTTAGTTTCGTTAGACTGGCACCAGGATTTATGCTACCCTTGTGAAACAGAAAAAGAATGGTTAGATAAATTAGATTTAACGAGTGATGCAGAAGTGTCTTTATTTTCTTGGGCAAAACTTGCGGGCAATAATGATGGCCATATATTATGTGCGGCTTATCTCAATTTGATTGGAAATATATACGTGCATTGTAGACAAGGACTAGGTCAAGATACTTGGCAAGATGAAGAATTGACAGATACCTATGGCAACAAGCACACCATCAAAAAATTCAAAACTTATGAAGCATTACAAGAAGCACTGTTGAAGTCGTCAGAGACGTCCGTGTTTTTTGATATTGATTTGGACTTCTTTTCAGTAAAGAATGGCTTAAGTGATGGTTCATTTGAATTTACCTACTTACAGGAAGAAGAAATACGAAAAATGCTAAACAAGGATAATCCATTAATTAACTGGATTTTTAAACGTATAAAAGGTTTCACAATTGCCACTGAACCAGAACATTGCGGTGGACTTTTAAGAAGTAATAAGTTTCTTGATTTAATTAGCGAAATCTATTTCAGTCCAGAATTGTTTGCACCTAAATGTAATTGGAAATGGAAACCTAAATATTGA
- a CDS encoding single-stranded DNA-binding protein, producing the protein MSTLKNHVQLIGNVGQEPTITNLESGKKVARFSLATNEYYKDAKGEKQTETNWHTVVAWGKTAEIIEKFVGKGKEVGVTGKLKSRSYEDKEGIKRFVTEIEANEILLLGSKNDK; encoded by the coding sequence ATGAGTACTTTAAAAAATCACGTACAGTTAATCGGAAACGTTGGACAAGAGCCAACCATTACAAACCTTGAAAGCGGTAAAAAAGTAGCCCGTTTTTCACTCGCTACTAATGAGTATTACAAGGATGCCAAAGGCGAAAAACAAACAGAAACCAATTGGCATACCGTTGTGGCTTGGGGCAAGACTGCCGAAATTATCGAAAAATTTGTAGGTAAAGGCAAGGAAGTAGGTGTTACGGGAAAATTGAAATCCCGAAGCTACGAGGACAAAGAGGGTATCAAGCGATTTGTTACCGAAATCGAAGCAAATGAAATCCTTTTACTTGGAAGTAAAAATGACAAGTAA
- a CDS encoding single-stranded DNA-binding protein yields MKTIKNHVQLIGNFGQDPQVTNLENGKIVAQFSMATNENYEDSKGQKQSETHWHSIVAWGKLASIIEKYAVVGKQIAIAGKLAQRSYETKEGEKRYYTEVVAREILLVGSKNGK; encoded by the coding sequence ATGAAAACTATTAAAAATCACGTTCAGTTAATCGGGAACTTTGGGCAAGACCCACAGGTTACAAATCTTGAAAACGGAAAAATTGTGGCGCAGTTCTCAATGGCTACAAATGAAAATTACGAAGACTCAAAAGGGCAGAAGCAATCGGAAACCCATTGGCATAGTATTGTGGCTTGGGGAAAACTTGCTTCAATCATTGAGAAATATGCAGTAGTAGGAAAACAAATTGCCATTGCGGGCAAATTGGCGCAACGCTCTTATGAAACCAAGGAAGGCGAAAAACGATACTATACCGAAGTTGTAGCAAGGGAAATTCTTTTGGTCGGGTCTAAAAATGGTAAGTAA
- a CDS encoding DUF6876 family protein, whose amino-acid sequence MKAQVNEIKEGLQHFHGTEMFYQIPLLRTRFTDGLKYLANVADCFWLITDTSVIAKSLMNRSEFVTIDFKRLPEDEQVVTGYEAEIIYTDGNDNVLEKHGYRATHFPLDELRLFFVNDTLMLPSEY is encoded by the coding sequence ATGAAAGCACAAGTTAACGAAATAAAAGAAGGATTGCAACATTTTCACGGTACGGAAATGTTCTATCAAATCCCATTATTAAGAACACGTTTTACAGACGGACTAAAATATCTTGCTAATGTAGCAGATTGTTTTTGGCTCATTACGGACACTTCCGTAATTGCAAAAAGTCTGATGAACCGAAGCGAATTTGTTACCATCGACTTTAAAAGATTACCCGAAGATGAACAAGTCGTTACAGGCTACGAAGCTGAAATTATTTATACCGATGGCAACGATAATGTTCTGGAAAAACACGGCTATCGGGCAACCCATTTTCCGCTCGATGAATTGCGTTTATTTTTTGTAAATGATACGCTGATGTTACCAAGCGAATACTAA
- a CDS encoding BfmA/BtgA family mobilization protein, which translates to MDSFITIRFKRKTAKRFQEFSKTHFKTHTEAMENILDFFFYNEISPKEKLGPTGRTIEAKLLKRINAVIAIMRDVEKTQTKPTVAMIQSLFETEQPNKKPLILEKKYAEEKKEVRFREKQNPSNQL; encoded by the coding sequence ATGGATTCATTCATCACCATCAGGTTCAAAAGGAAAACTGCCAAACGTTTTCAGGAATTTTCAAAGACACACTTCAAGACCCATACCGAAGCAATGGAAAATATTCTTGATTTTTTCTTCTATAACGAGATATCCCCAAAGGAAAAATTGGGTCCGACAGGGCGAACCATCGAAGCCAAACTATTAAAAAGAATCAATGCAGTCATCGCTATAATGAGGGATGTTGAAAAGACCCAAACCAAGCCCACGGTCGCAATGATTCAATCCCTTTTTGAGACAGAACAGCCAAACAAAAAACCGCTGATTTTGGAAAAGAAATATGCCGAAGAAAAAAAGGAAGTACGCTTCCGTGAAAAACAAAATCCAAGTAACCAACTGTAA
- the mobB gene encoding MobB family relaxase: protein MYITISPQKIGGNYSKSSADFVGYLEKENQGLEQQDMEHFFNQYGDEISAEEVVKEIDGNTAKLEKHEPRFYSITVSPSKYELKRLQNHSEDLQKYTREIMKDYVASFNREINGRPITIDDIKYYAKIEHQRAFKGTDFQIKENQPYATKILQLKTEIRNVQDGRAEGNVKKLEKEIGKLEREAPHQQNGKRIVQGMPKAGNQSHIHIIVSRKDASNKFSLSPGSKYKASDVELNGKTVKRGFDRDGFFTKAEKTFDKTFGYQRNFAETYKARKDFIKNPKIYFASLMKLPTNEKALAFKIMGKSGIPMMPSIPVTQAQLAMKIFNRLRRGAEVAIKSSSIGI from the coding sequence ATGTATATTACAATCTCACCTCAAAAAATAGGAGGTAATTATTCTAAAAGTTCGGCTGATTTTGTTGGCTATCTGGAGAAGGAAAACCAAGGATTGGAACAACAGGATATGGAGCATTTTTTTAACCAATATGGCGACGAGATTTCAGCAGAGGAAGTGGTCAAGGAAATTGATGGCAATACGGCAAAACTCGAAAAGCACGAACCACGGTTTTATTCCATTACCGTAAGCCCATCTAAATACGAACTGAAACGGTTGCAGAACCATAGTGAGGATTTGCAAAAATACACCCGTGAGATTATGAAGGATTATGTGGCTTCATTTAATCGCGAAATCAATGGGCGACCCATTACAATCGATGATATAAAATACTATGCTAAAATTGAACACCAAAGAGCCTTTAAAGGAACGGACTTTCAGATAAAAGAAAACCAACCGTATGCCACAAAAATACTTCAACTAAAAACTGAAATCCGAAATGTGCAAGATGGACGAGCAGAAGGGAATGTGAAAAAATTGGAAAAAGAAATAGGGAAACTCGAAAGAGAAGCCCCACACCAACAGAACGGAAAACGAATCGTACAAGGAATGCCAAAAGCAGGAAACCAAAGTCATATCCATATAATTGTGAGCCGTAAGGATGCTTCCAATAAATTCAGCTTGTCCCCAGGAAGTAAGTACAAAGCTTCCGATGTTGAATTAAATGGTAAAACGGTAAAACGGGGATTTGACAGAGATGGATTTTTTACAAAAGCAGAAAAGACTTTTGATAAGACTTTTGGCTATCAAAGGAACTTCGCCGAAACCTATAAAGCAAGAAAGGATTTTATCAAGAATCCGAAAATCTATTTTGCTTCACTAATGAAACTGCCCACCAACGAAAAAGCATTGGCGTTCAAAATAATGGGGAAAAGTGGCATCCCAATGATGCCCAGTATTCCAGTCACACAGGCACAATTGGCGATGAAAATTTTTAATAGGCTACGACGTGGTGCAGAGGTGGCCATTAAATCAAGTTCCATCGGAATCTAA
- a CDS encoding type IV secretory system conjugative DNA transfer family protein, with protein sequence MQMDNLVMVLFIIGLASSVFYGIFRISRFAFVVNFLLIGALVYYLNEQLPLVQIALYFVCPLILINIGMYVFLHKTDEPKSGNAKYQVNFATTKGNFKLDNIKRGASIIGSAGSGKTESVVYGFLKHFEKEGFCGIIHDYKDFELTEIAYPLFKDGDIPFKVISFDKIIHRVNPIAPRYLENEESVNEVSRVLIENLLEQRESGTTGTTKFFNDAAEGLIGGLIWKLKTTYPQFCTLPHLIAVYQYLDTESLIRFLETNTTSRAMADAFISGKDSERQTAGVKSTLANALKRISTQRIFMALSADEVPLNINSPENPCVISIVNNPKFETSYSPVIATIIHTITKQMSIRNSKPSFLLMEEAPTIRLLNMHRIPATLRSYNISTIYVMQDKIQNDMMYGDKASKAILSNLSYQFFGKVNDPDTAKYYERFFEIIKDPTKSISRGHNLDFDTRITTGEKEIPKIRADVFFRLKQGEFITYADGKDKKIQFKLANIKREFPQESKQYSQFDLEANFERVYEEAQSIFG encoded by the coding sequence ATGCAAATGGACAATCTCGTAATGGTACTTTTTATTATTGGTTTGGCCAGTAGTGTTTTCTATGGAATATTTCGGATAAGCAGATTTGCATTTGTCGTCAATTTTCTACTGATTGGTGCTCTTGTGTATTATTTAAATGAACAATTACCATTGGTGCAAATAGCACTTTATTTTGTTTGTCCTCTGATATTAATTAATATAGGAATGTATGTATTCTTGCATAAAACGGACGAGCCTAAAAGTGGAAATGCCAAATATCAGGTCAACTTTGCCACTACAAAAGGAAACTTCAAACTGGATAACATCAAACGAGGTGCATCCATAATCGGTTCTGCGGGAAGTGGAAAGACCGAAAGTGTAGTCTATGGTTTTTTGAAACACTTCGAAAAAGAAGGGTTTTGCGGTATTATTCACGATTACAAAGATTTTGAACTGACCGAAATAGCTTATCCACTCTTTAAGGATGGCGATATCCCTTTTAAGGTCATTTCCTTCGATAAAATCATCCATAGGGTAAATCCTATTGCGCCACGCTATTTAGAGAACGAGGAAAGCGTAAATGAGGTTTCAAGGGTATTAATTGAAAACCTTTTAGAACAAAGGGAATCAGGAACAACCGGAACAACTAAATTTTTCAATGATGCTGCGGAAGGCTTGATTGGTGGATTGATTTGGAAATTGAAAACGACCTATCCACAATTCTGTACCCTTCCACACTTAATTGCGGTTTATCAATATTTGGACACGGAAAGCCTTATCCGATTTTTGGAAACCAATACGACATCGAGGGCAATGGCAGATGCTTTTATTAGTGGAAAGGATTCTGAAAGACAGACCGCAGGAGTAAAAAGCACCTTGGCCAATGCTTTGAAACGAATTAGTACACAGCGCATTTTTATGGCGTTGTCTGCGGACGAAGTTCCTTTAAATATAAATAGTCCAGAAAACCCCTGTGTGATTTCAATAGTGAACAATCCAAAATTTGAAACATCTTATTCGCCTGTAATAGCGACCATCATTCATACGATTACAAAGCAAATGAGCATTCGGAATTCTAAACCATCTTTTCTATTGATGGAAGAAGCACCAACCATTCGTTTATTGAATATGCATCGTATTCCTGCGACACTTCGAAGCTATAATATTTCTACGATTTATGTGATGCAGGACAAAATACAAAATGATATGATGTATGGGGACAAGGCAAGCAAAGCGATTTTAAGCAATCTATCCTATCAATTTTTCGGTAAAGTCAATGACCCAGACACCGCAAAATATTACGAACGGTTTTTTGAAATTATTAAGGATCCTACCAAAAGTATAAGTCGTGGGCATAATCTCGATTTTGATACTCGAATTACAACTGGAGAAAAAGAAATACCAAAAATTAGGGCAGATGTCTTTTTCAGATTGAAACAAGGCGAATTTATAACCTATGCAGATGGAAAGGATAAAAAGATACAGTTCAAGTTAGCCAATATTAAAAGAGAGTTTCCGCAAGAATCGAAGCAGTATTCTCAGTTTGATTTGGAAGCTAATTTTGAACGGGTTTATGAGGAGGCGCAGTCGATATTTGGGTAA
- a CDS encoding AAA family ATPase, with protein sequence MSQFDYIKEIAKYGLENDQERLLTVINELVEHSKKTKKVNFAIQLQSILKESMRQQSTNNLTKVGSDSYYQRLDDRDIQDLILEKITSDYSLENIVADDVVMGELKHFIEEHDKIELLQRFNLPVSNKLLLHGPSGCGKTLASYVIAGELNKMMVVVNLGAIVSSKLGETSKNLSKIFKKAALEDCIIFIDEFDSLGKVRDYSQDHGEMKRVVNTILQLFDYLPQSSIVIAATNQKEMLDSALTRRFDNIIGFSLPNTQQIKNLVELTLSKSGFLFSNKSEATKIMKMCEGLSYYSIQKTLLTALKRSLFKHSDRDIKSITKIDSHIWKSLVIAEKKSLDINA encoded by the coding sequence TTGAGCCAATTTGATTACATAAAAGAAATAGCGAAGTATGGTTTGGAAAACGACCAGGAACGCTTATTGACTGTAATCAACGAGCTCGTTGAGCATTCTAAAAAGACTAAAAAAGTGAATTTTGCAATTCAATTGCAATCTATCCTTAAAGAGTCTATGCGACAACAGAGCACTAATAATTTGACTAAAGTTGGTTCTGATTCTTATTATCAGCGTCTTGATGATCGTGACATTCAAGATTTAATTCTTGAAAAAATCACTTCAGATTATTCTTTAGAAAACATTGTTGCAGATGATGTCGTAATGGGAGAACTAAAACACTTTATTGAAGAACACGATAAAATTGAATTGCTTCAAAGATTCAATCTTCCCGTTTCAAATAAATTACTTTTGCACGGACCTTCTGGTTGTGGTAAAACACTAGCCTCTTACGTGATTGCCGGCGAACTCAATAAAATGATGGTAGTTGTTAATTTGGGAGCAATCGTCTCTTCTAAATTAGGCGAAACAAGTAAAAATCTTTCTAAAATATTTAAAAAGGCAGCTCTTGAAGACTGTATTATTTTTATTGATGAATTTGATAGTTTAGGAAAAGTCCGTGATTATAGTCAAGACCACGGCGAAATGAAGCGTGTGGTCAATACTATCCTTCAGTTATTTGATTATTTACCTCAAAGCAGTATTGTTATTGCTGCCACGAATCAAAAAGAAATGTTAGATTCAGCTCTGACGAGAAGATTTGATAATATAATAGGATTTTCTTTACCCAACACACAACAAATTAAAAACCTGGTTGAACTAACATTAAGTAAGAGTGGGTTTTTATTCAGTAACAAGAGTGAGGCAACTAAAATTATGAAGATGTGCGAAGGCTTGTCCTATTACAGTATTCAGAAAACACTGCTCACTGCATTGAAGAGAAGTCTGTTTAAGCATAGTGATAGAGATATAAAGTCAATTACTAAAATTGATAGCCATATTTGGAAATCTCTTGTTATTGCAGAAAAGAAATCACTTGACATAAACGCTTAA
- a CDS encoding S8 family serine peptidase: MTITNIEAFMPNRNHLRIIADRQLEESGQVKFNYGFGNNDDEANPEPNYIFMARAFREDLQSYRSDLEVKAIAKNKAINVPYDVDYIEVDFMGQFHLEKYYSIWYDTFGLEGVSFTNYNRTALFSISDRDKFQVFITSVEGLINRGLENNAQAVYNKNILFVKNFKLLTLSDVLQVDADNIGNVVILKTIELPASPAVENGIIEALEFYLKDHLIVYEIDRESNRLELYDTTLNELIAIAQNFDVIESITSSLSGVVRPGVYNIPSRAFGFEIANANEDLPLIGILDTGISMQTPLSSITLQDDTFTLDGNPLIDNCGNDGHGTMVGALAALGRHNHSNNFEGEINADAKLLSIKLIGSGDGYLSEKKVIELLYKAKNKYPHLGIFVLTICYKTHKKTNETFSNYTYELDKFAYETDSLIFISVGNNVQAMNENVDYDLNYFDNEHTNLNTPADSMNNVTVGAAADGLYNGVFNGISSGKEFPAIYTRKDHIDLAAIYSVKKRNKNLFKPDVIESGGDYGFYNPTTIDFMDNAAMSVLSSNPALGYTKEVGTSLAAPLTANLAAKLKIAYPDLKSQTLKALIINGATLKNTVYPDANKPLLNRTSGYGLIDADNTIFSDENSATMILEDYIQSGEQKIYPVNFPDYLISTNLGKINGILKVTATLCFSFLPLQHNQLTYCPVHMAFSVFKNHSSDDINRVQRELNSKLRTTLSWSQSARDKSTPAPYSNVQKIEFNIDVAQLRSEGKTFKLAVQALLSNQIMASQVENYPTEFNFSLVLKIEETLRANTGRLYDELRAINNVEVINIAEAEADLEGEV, from the coding sequence TTGACAATTACCAACATAGAAGCCTTTATGCCAAACAGAAATCACTTAAGAATTATAGCAGATAGACAGCTAGAAGAATCTGGACAAGTAAAGTTCAATTACGGTTTCGGAAACAATGATGATGAAGCAAACCCAGAGCCGAATTACATATTTATGGCAAGAGCTTTTCGGGAAGATTTACAATCGTACCGAAGTGACCTCGAAGTGAAAGCAATTGCAAAAAACAAGGCCATTAATGTACCTTATGACGTAGACTATATAGAAGTTGATTTTATGGGGCAATTTCATTTGGAGAAATATTATAGCATTTGGTACGATACATTTGGCCTTGAAGGAGTAAGCTTCACAAACTATAATAGAACGGCATTATTCTCTATTTCAGATCGTGACAAATTTCAAGTCTTTATAACAAGTGTTGAAGGATTAATTAATAGAGGTTTAGAAAATAACGCGCAAGCAGTTTATAATAAAAATATACTTTTTGTAAAAAACTTTAAGCTTCTCACATTAAGTGATGTGCTGCAAGTAGATGCTGATAATATTGGTAATGTTGTCATACTTAAAACCATAGAACTACCTGCGAGTCCTGCCGTTGAAAATGGGATTATTGAAGCACTGGAATTTTACTTAAAAGATCATCTCATTGTTTATGAAATTGATAGAGAGTCAAATAGATTAGAGCTTTACGACACTACCTTAAATGAACTTATTGCTATTGCTCAAAACTTCGATGTTATTGAGAGCATTACGTCTTCCCTTTCGGGAGTAGTGCGGCCAGGGGTATACAACATACCAAGTAGGGCTTTTGGTTTTGAAATTGCAAATGCAAATGAGGATCTTCCATTAATTGGAATTTTGGATACTGGTATAAGTATGCAAACACCACTTTCAAGTATTACATTACAGGATGACACCTTTACATTAGACGGCAATCCATTAATAGACAACTGTGGAAACGATGGACACGGTACAATGGTTGGAGCATTGGCAGCACTAGGAAGACATAATCATAGTAATAATTTTGAAGGTGAAATAAATGCAGATGCCAAGTTGCTTTCTATAAAATTAATTGGTAGTGGTGATGGCTATCTTTCTGAAAAAAAGGTAATTGAACTACTGTATAAAGCGAAAAATAAATATCCTCATTTAGGTATTTTCGTCTTAACAATTTGTTATAAAACTCATAAGAAAACGAATGAAACATTTTCTAACTACACCTACGAACTTGACAAGTTTGCGTATGAAACCGATAGTTTAATTTTTATAAGCGTTGGAAACAATGTTCAAGCAATGAATGAAAATGTTGATTATGACTTAAATTACTTTGACAATGAGCACACAAATTTAAATACGCCAGCAGATTCTATGAATAATGTAACTGTAGGAGCAGCTGCAGATGGCTTATATAACGGTGTATTTAACGGTATTTCATCAGGAAAAGAGTTTCCTGCTATTTATACTCGTAAAGACCACATTGATCTTGCTGCCATCTATTCTGTTAAAAAACGAAATAAAAATCTTTTTAAACCTGACGTTATTGAAAGTGGTGGTGATTATGGATTCTACAATCCTACCACAATAGATTTTATGGATAATGCTGCAATGTCTGTATTATCATCTAACCCTGCTTTAGGATACACAAAAGAAGTTGGGACAAGTCTAGCTGCCCCGTTAACTGCTAATCTTGCTGCAAAGCTTAAAATTGCATATCCGGATTTAAAGTCACAAACATTAAAAGCATTGATAATTAATGGGGCTACATTAAAAAACACTGTGTATCCCGATGCAAACAAACCTTTGCTAAACAGAACTTCGGGTTATGGACTCATTGATGCAGATAATACTATTTTTTCAGATGAGAATAGCGCTACAATGATTCTTGAGGACTATATCCAAAGTGGTGAACAGAAAATTTACCCTGTTAACTTTCCAGACTATTTAATTTCAACGAATCTTGGTAAAATTAATGGCATTCTTAAAGTGACCGCTACGTTGTGTTTCAGCTTTTTGCCATTACAGCATAATCAATTAACCTATTGTCCAGTGCATATGGCATTTAGTGTTTTTAAAAATCATTCATCTGATGATATTAACCGAGTACAGCGAGAGTTAAATTCGAAATTACGTACCACTTTAAGTTGGTCACAATCCGCTAGAGATAAATCAACGCCCGCTCCTTACAGTAATGTTCAGAAAATTGAATTCAATATTGACGTTGCACAATTGCGTAGTGAGGGTAAAACCTTTAAACTGGCTGTACAAGCATTATTATCTAATCAGATTATGGCGTCCCAGGTTGAGAATTATCCAACAGAATTTAATTTCTCACTTGTTCTTAAAATTGAAGAAACATTAAGAGCTAATACTGGTAGACTCTACGACGAGTTAAGAGCAATTAATAATGTGGAAGTAATAAATATAGCCGAAGCCGAAGCTGATTTAGAGGGAGAAGTTTAA
- a CDS encoding ATP-binding protein, protein MPEGLSKQEFFEGFSVPRNKELMRIFKDLELVEQLGSGIPRILEYYGKDSFSFSDNFLE, encoded by the coding sequence CTGCCAGAAGGATTAAGCAAACAAGAATTTTTCGAAGGCTTTTCAGTTCCAAGGAACAAGGAACTAATGCGAATTTTTAAAGATTTAGAACTGGTAGAGCAACTAGGTTCCGGCATTCCTCGAATCTTAGAATACTATGGAAAAGATAGCTTTAGTTTTTCAGATAATTTTCTAGAATGA
- a CDS encoding winged helix-turn-helix transcriptional regulator, which produces MTLIAKEAVTEANEKAKEEGGVTGGVTGGAIDATKALTKRQKEVIKLIANNTTITYTEIAEALGINESAVGKHITAIKNKDFLVRHCETGGYWEIKLEMN; this is translated from the coding sequence ATGACTCTTATTGCTAAAGAAGCTGTTACAGAAGCTAATGAAAAGGCTAAAGAAGAAGGTGGTGTAACAGGTGGTGTAACAGGTGGTGCAATTGATGCAACTAAAGCACTAACTAAAAGACAAAAAGAAGTTATTAAACTTATAGCAAACAATACTACTATTACCTATACTGAAATAGCTGAAGCTTTAGGTATCAATGAATCTGCTGTTGGCAAACACATTACAGCTATTAAAAATAAAGATTTTTTAGTGCGTCACTGCGAGACAGGGGGCTATTGGGAAATTAAACTCGAAATGAATTAA
- a CDS encoding DUF4878 domain-containing protein, with product MKNLVICSFLLLFFSCSENKNLSPSETAKVVAESFYHGDEATLKKHTTAEGYANLSSIQAMFTEDKDSEANFKVVDEAMDGKVAWVKYSTSYDQKPGVFKLIQEDGEWKVTHNGPRDKGPF from the coding sequence ATGAAAAATTTAGTCATTTGCTCGTTCTTATTGTTGTTCTTCTCCTGTTCAGAAAACAAGAATCTTTCCCCTTCTGAAACTGCCAAAGTTGTTGCCGAAAGTTTTTATCACGGCGATGAAGCTACCTTAAAAAAGCATACAACTGCGGAAGGCTATGCAAACCTTTCAAGCATTCAAGCAATGTTTACTGAAGATAAAGATTCAGAAGCTAATTTTAAAGTGGTGGATGAAGCTATGGATGGCAAGGTGGCTTGGGTAAAATATTCAACTTCTTACGACCAAAAACCGGGTGTTTTTAAACTGATTCAAGAAGATGGCGAATGGAAGGTAACGCATAATGGGCCGAGGGATAAAGGGCCGTTTTAA
- a CDS encoding DUF4138 domain-containing protein, whose translation MRTIIVIFTMFFFASAKSQTHKILDTIYANDTKNVALFFPEPIRQGVTGADNFVFTYNREKEQYFGLLQAKPGKESNLLVINRNGSIFSYIVRYKKQLSKLNYFIPLSNSIGNEKPIKVDSILAESSEERVDNRTYYYQQFCSYLLNRNQHIGQIKKRNEGIVLSVENIVFDKEELYFVIEIKNNSTLDYDLNFLKLSVETRQKGKKKSLQRLYQEPLFKYNQPSKIKENETVRFVYVIPKFSLSNDRRAILELHEKDGERNIKLKISHSHINNPN comes from the coding sequence ATGAGAACAATTATAGTAATATTCACGATGTTTTTTTTCGCTTCAGCGAAATCACAAACACATAAGATCCTCGACACTATTTACGCAAACGATACCAAGAACGTTGCGCTCTTCTTTCCAGAACCCATAAGACAAGGCGTTACTGGTGCAGACAATTTTGTGTTTACTTACAATCGAGAAAAAGAACAGTACTTTGGACTGCTTCAAGCAAAGCCCGGAAAGGAAAGTAATCTATTGGTAATCAACAGAAATGGTTCAATTTTTTCGTATATTGTAAGATATAAAAAACAGCTATCTAAGCTCAATTATTTCATTCCGCTATCAAATAGTATAGGGAATGAGAAACCTATTAAAGTCGATTCGATTCTTGCTGAATCCTCTGAAGAACGTGTAGATAATAGAACGTATTACTACCAACAATTCTGCTCGTATCTTCTTAATAGAAATCAGCATATAGGTCAAATTAAAAAGCGAAATGAAGGTATCGTTTTGAGTGTTGAGAATATTGTTTTTGATAAGGAAGAACTTTACTTCGTCATCGAGATTAAGAATAATTCTACTTTGGATTATGATTTGAATTTCTTAAAACTCTCGGTTGAAACAAGACAAAAGGGAAAAAAGAAATCGTTACAACGTTTGTATCAAGAACCATTATTTAAATACAATCAGCCTTCCAAAATAAAGGAAAATGAAACAGTTCGGTTTGTATATGTAATACCAAAGTTTTCATTATCCAATGACCGCAGAGCAATTTTGGAATTGCACGAAAAAGATGGTGAACGCAATATTAAACTGAAAATATCACATAGTCATATCAATAACCCAAATTAG